In Bombus terrestris chromosome 6, iyBomTerr1.2, whole genome shotgun sequence, a single window of DNA contains:
- the LOC100650845 gene encoding transport and Golgi organization protein 1 isoform X2 gives MLVVMWNCSSTNMTERNLFINVLFLVIAIIFSAIPQCSSVLSDKRLCYDPDCSEPVSLARTTIRYTPNEAGLLSCNINEKVTVYSKEAGKRNDLWGVEINGRHGYIPKTFLKEYKILHKNLEHEVSIDPLFSNVSSDEKLQSKKNKNKSMFDKKDIKTSNEQIDNLDLKSLEELPQSANGINPSYEIIDGTTVHLDINKPSEPTFIKEVIQTTVVPNEQDTVDEILNSNLESKEHTISAEVDFKDFVASSEKILDLPEISGVQSSPLNISITSDKVEYTIENVGNESVTNVEDDQFLDKVIDINSPQTSTSDDLKEILNIEGEEAVELNKEGNVSPSEADVNNNTTPDVQNVRTIDQIEKVDIQPLQNVMIDTTNKTQLHIQNAESVDQIQTKDIQSSQNITIVTTSDVRSDAQNAENFDKVETENIHTSSVEMIVVNETETGIQDTENSGKVEKEDVNSSANIELFSLINIKSDIQNAENSDQIETKDIQASQNVTIVTTGDAKSDVQNAENSDQIEAKDTQPSQNVTIVTTSDVRSDAQNAENSDKVDIKSTPLLENIIPRIKDTQYLGSVMQIQTEPDDAKKEESKSIEDLNEHDTSEYKPFSFIESNVNNEVLVTLPTHNIETKDIQFDLDVETEEGATLDTKSNSNIEDTVFVKEITDIQYNTVNEDALPIIEETSENIFHEVQASVPDVCTADNIGCPLTDNQKNFPHHEQPSQGSENALMSGIQIESNYWLALMYLSVTAAATLIFSLGYYCIENMRSDRQLIVRINKLEKDLLISEAECTMANENLKATKEKLSRMEDESFGSDEMVLSLRADLEVSQNAKTELEDQVAMLEKDLESATEAGLELEKMLREVLSANNEVNPLAQSVEDLQTRLNAQQAANESLTNAVNLKTQEFEFHKLENESILAELVFVKKKYEELEVELARLTENLKQEINSKNNIEQTLSDKVQQLEMEIKEISTEKATLQKELKAKEVEANDLVDVINRLSSNNLDLDKLYDVSHIKVEATALLEERNELKIRLAEIEGAHNLLEEHVKFVKEEVATLGEQCKVAEKEKKDAETRLEVLTNFFEEKEAHRQKEEAIWLQQQGEVVSTVERIQTMQNEIQNYKQQIEVLKREILDQEREYKNQISVLETKAHEQWVIARQVERRLEESKVEAGQLRNRLTLIEKNINDVDSEAKLHRLEANGETTTSPPLFIGAESSSSPIMFSGSSGVPPPPPPSYLHSLFPPYLPPPLPNTSGVPPYEVSQRPPPLGGRLSSPPPMPLHPPAPNRYDNAGSPPPMSPHLLPPFNHRSPPPPPFASDIHPPPPPPPGSILPPPLGTPHSWGEESLPPPRSSGFHPAQRERVRNHKGSLHSSGESLDKSHHNSKV, from the exons ATGTTAGTAGTGATGTGGAACTGCAGTAGTACAAATATGACGGAAAGGAATTTGTTTATTAACgtattatttttagttattGCAATAATATTTAGTGCAATACCACAGTGTTCCTCAGTTTTATCAGACAAACGACTGTGTTATGATCCCGACTGTTCCG AGCCTGTTTCATTAGCTAGAACGACTATCAGATATACCCCAAATGAGGCGGGATTATTGTCGTGTAACATTAATGAAAAAGTCACAGTTTATAGTAAAGAAGCAGGGAAAAGAAATGACTTGTGGGGTGTAGag ataAATGGTAGACATGGATATATACCAAAAACATTTTTAAAggaatataaaattctacataaaAATTTAGAACATGAAGTATCGATTGATCCATTATTTAGTAATGTTTCATCCGATGAGAAACTTCAatcaaaaaaaaataaaaataaatcaatgtTTGACAAGAAGGATATTAAAACTTCAAATGAACAAATTGATAATTTGGATTTAAAATCCTTGGAAGAACTGCCACAGAGTGCAAATGGTATAAATCCATCTTATGAGATTATAGATGGAACTACAGTTCACTTAGATATCAATAAGCCTTCTGAACCAACTTTTATAAAAGAAGTTATTCAAACAACAGTAGTGCCAAATGAACAAGATACAGTTGATGAAATCCTAAATAGTAATCTAGAGAGCAAGGAGCACACTATTTCTGCCGAAGTTGATTTTAAAGATTTTGTGGCAAGTTCagaaaaaatattagatttaCCAGAAATATCTGGTGTACAGAGTTCACCATTGAATATAAGTATAACCTCTGATAAAGTAGAATATACAATAGAGAATGTAGGAAATGAGTCAGTCACGAATGTGGAGGATGATCAATTTTTAGATAAAGTTATTGATATCAATAGTCCACAAACATCTACATCTGATGATCTTAAagagatattaaatattgaagGAGAAGAAGCAgttgaattaaataaagaagGTAATGTCAGTCCCAGTGAAGCAGATGTAAATAATAACACTACACCAGATGTACAAAATGTAAGAACTATTGATCAAATTGAAAAAGTAGATATTCAACCTTTACAAAATGTTATGATAGATACAACCAATAAAACTCAATTACATATACAAAATGCAGAAAGTGTTGATCAAATACAAACAAAAGATATTCAATCTTCACAGAATATTACAATAGTTACAACTAGTGACGTTAGATCAGATGCACAAAATGCAGAAAATTTTGATAAAGTTGAAACAGAAAATATCCACACTTCAAGTGTTGAGATGATTGTAGTTAATGAGACTGAAACGGGTATACAAGATACAGAAAATTCTGGTAAAGTTGAAAAAGAAGATGTCAACTCCTCAGCAAACATTGAATTATTTTCACTTATTAACATTAAATCAGATATACAAAATGCAGAAAATTCTGATCAAATTGAAACTAAAGATATCCAGGCTTCACAAAATGTTACAATAGTTACAACTGGTGACGCTAAATCAGATGTACAAAATGCAGAAAATTCTGATCAAATTGAAGCTAAAGATACCCAGCCTTCACAAAATGTTACAATAGTTACAACTAGTGACGTTAGATCAGATGCACAAAATGCAGAAAATTCTGATAAAGTTGATATAAAAAGTACTCCTTTATTAGAAAACATCATACCTCGTATAAAAGATACCCAATATTTAGGAAGTGTTATGCAAATACAAACAGAGCCAGATgatgcaaaaaaagaagaaagcaaaaGTATTGAAGATTTAAATGAACATGATACTAGTGAATATAAACCATTTTCATTTATTGAATCAAATGTAAACAATGAAGTACTAGTAACGTTACCTACTCATAATATTGAAACTAAAGATATTCAGTTTGATTTAGATGTTGAAACAGAGGAAGGAGCTACATTAGATACTaaatctaattcaaatattgaagATACTGTTTTTGTAAAAGAAATAACAGATATCCAATATAATACAGTTAATGAGGATGCTTTGCCTATAATAGAAGAAACATCTGAGAATATTTTCCATGAAGTACAAG CTTCAGTTCCAGATGTTTGTACAGCCGATAATATTGGATGTCCTTTAACAGACAATCAAAAAAATTTTCCACATCAC GAACAACCTTCTCAGGGCAGTGAAAATGCTCTAATGAGTGGGATACAAATCGAAAGCAATTATTGGTTGGCATTAATGTATCTAAGTGTCACTGCCGCTGCAACGCTTATATTTTCTTTAGGGTACTACTGCATTGAG aATATGAGGAGTGATAGACAACTGATAGTTAGAATCAACAAACTTGAAAAAGATTTACTTATTTCAGAAGCAGAATGTACAATGGCAAACGAAAATTTAAAAGCAACGAAGGAAAAG CTGAGTCGCATGGAAGATGAATCATTCGGTTCTGACGAAATGGTGCTTTCTTTAAGGGCTGATTTAGAAGTCTCACag AATGCGAAAACAGAGCTAGAAGATCAAGTAGCCATGTTGGAAAAAGACCTAGAAAGTGCTACTGAAGCAGGGTTAGAATTAGAAAAAATGTTGCGAGAAGTTCTCTCGGCAAATAATGAAGTTAATCCGTTAGCGCAGTCAGTAGAGGATCTGCAAACTAGGTTGAATGCTCAACAAGCCGCAAACGAATCTTTAACAAATGCTGTGAATCTTAAAACTCAAGAG TTTGAATTTCATAAACTTGAG AACGAATCTATATTAGCAGAACTTGTATTTGTTAAGAAGAAATATGAAGAGCTTGAGGTTGAACTAGCCAGGCTTACGGAAAATTTAAAACAAGAAATAAACAGCAAGAATAATATCGAACAAACATTGAGTGATAAGGTGCAACAATTAGAAATGGAAATCAAGGAA atTTCTACTGAAAAGGCAACCTTACAGAAGGAGTTGAAAGCTAAAGAAGTAGAAGCAAACGACCTTGTAGATGTTATTAATCGATTAAGTTCTAACAACTTGGATTTGGACAAGTTGTATGATGTATCTCATATTAAAGTTGAAGCAACAGCATTGcttgaagaaagaaacgaattaaaaatacgATTGGCTGAAATTGAAGGAGCTCACAATTTATTAGAAG AACATGTGAAGTTCGTTAAAGAGGAGGTAGCTACTTTAGGCGAACAATGCAAAGTagcggaaaaagaaaagaaagatgcAGAAACACGACTTGAGGTGTTGACAAACTTTTTCGAGGAGAAAGAGGCACATCGTCAAAA GGAAGAAGCTATTTGGTTACAACAGCAAGGTGAGGTTGTATCCACTGTAGAACGAATACAAACGATgcaaaatgaaatacaaaactATAA ACAACAAATAGAAGTgttaaaacgtgaaatattagACCAAGAAAGAGAATACAAGAATCAAATTTCTGTTCTTGAAACAAAAGCACATGAGCAATGG gtCATAGCTCGTCAAGTTGAACGTCGTTTAGAGGAATCCAAGGTTGAAGCAGGTCAATTGCGTAATCGCCTTACactaatagaaaaaaatattaacgaTGTAGATTCCGAAGCGAAATTACATC GACTAGAAGCAAACGGCGAGACGACAACGTCGCCTCCATTATTCATAGGAGCAGAATCATCCAGCTCCCCCATAATGTTTTCTGGTTCTTCGGGTgttccaccaccaccaccaccttcCTATTTACATTCATTGTTTCCTCCGTACTTACCACCTCCATTACCAAATACATCCGGAGTACCACCATACGAAGTTAGTCAACGACCACCACCACTTGGTGGTCGGTTATCTTCACCTCCGCCTATGCCTCTGCATCCACCTGCTCCTAATAGGTACGACAACGCAGGTTCTCCACCACCAATGTCTCCACACTTACTTCCACCTTTTAATCATAGATCACCCCCACCTCCTCCGTTTGCTAGTGATATTCATccacctcctccacctcctcctggTTCGATATTACCACCACCCCTTGGAACGCCGCATTCGTGGGGGGAAGAATCACTGCCGCCTCCACGCAGTTCTGGTTTTCATCCAGCACAACGAGAACGAGTTCGAAATCACAAAG GTTCCTTACATTCTTCGGGAGAATCACTAGATAAATCACATCATAACAGCAAAGTTTGa
- the LOC100650845 gene encoding transport and Golgi organization protein 1 isoform X1, producing the protein MLVVMWNCSSTNMTERNLFINVLFLVIAIIFSAIPQCSSVLSDKRLCYDPDCSEPVSLARTTIRYTPNEAGLLSCNINEKVTVYSKEAGKRNDLWGVEINGRHGYIPKTFLKEYKILHKNLEHEVSIDPLFSNVSSDEKLQSKKNKNKSMFDKKDIKTSNEQIDNLDLKSLEELPQSANGINPSYEIIDGTTVHLDINKPSEPTFIKEVIQTTVVPNEQDTVDEILNSNLESKEHTISAEVDFKDFVASSEKILDLPEISGVQSSPLNISITSDKVEYTIENVGNESVTNVEDDQFLDKVIDINSPQTSTSDDLKEILNIEGEEAVELNKEGNVSPSEADVNNNTTPDVQNVRTIDQIEKVDIQPLQNVMIDTTNKTQLHIQNAESVDQIQTKDIQSSQNITIVTTSDVRSDAQNAENFDKVETENIHTSSVEMIVVNETETGIQDTENSGKVEKEDVNSSANIELFSLINIKSDIQNAENSDQIETKDIQASQNVTIVTTGDAKSDVQNAENSDQIEAKDTQPSQNVTIVTTSDVRSDAQNAENSDKVDIKSTPLLENIIPRIKDTQYLGSVMQIQTEPDDAKKEESKSIEDLNEHDTSEYKPFSFIESNVNNEVLVTLPTHNIETKDIQFDLDVETEEGATLDTKSNSNIEDTVFVKEITDIQYNTVNEDALPIIEETSENIFHEVQASVPDVCTADNIGCPLTDNQKNFPHHEQPSQGSENALMSGIQIESNYWLALMYLSVTAAATLIFSLGYYCIENMRSDRQLIVRINKLEKDLLISEAECTMANENLKATKEKLSRMEDESFGSDEMVLSLRADLEVSQNAKTELEDQVAMLEKDLESATEAGLELEKMLREVLSANNEVNPLAQSVEDLQTRLNAQQAANESLTNAVNLKTQEFEFHKLENESILAELVFVKKKYEELEVELARLTENLKQEINSKNNIEQTLSDKVQQLEMEIKEISTEKATLQKELKAKEVEANDLVDVINRLSSNNLDLDKLYDVSHIKVEATALLEERNELKIRLAEIEGAHNLLEEHVKFVKEEVATLGEQCKVAEKEKKDAETRLEVLTNFFEEKEAHRQKEEAIWLQQQGEVVSTVERIQTMQNEIQNYKQQIEVLKREILDQEREYKNQISVLETKAHEQWVIARQVERRLEESKVEAGQLRNRLTLIEKNINDVDSEAKLHRLEANGETTTSPPLFIGAESSSSPIMFSGSSGVPPPPPPSYLHSLFPPYLPPPLPNTSGVPPYEVSQRPPPLGGRLSSPPPMPLHPPAPNRYDNAGSPPPMSPHLLPPFNHRSPPPPPFASDIHPPPPPPPGSILPPPLGTPHSWGEESLPPPRSSGFHPAQRERVRNHKGRKRFSKVRQFWSTMEGNNCK; encoded by the exons ATGTTAGTAGTGATGTGGAACTGCAGTAGTACAAATATGACGGAAAGGAATTTGTTTATTAACgtattatttttagttattGCAATAATATTTAGTGCAATACCACAGTGTTCCTCAGTTTTATCAGACAAACGACTGTGTTATGATCCCGACTGTTCCG AGCCTGTTTCATTAGCTAGAACGACTATCAGATATACCCCAAATGAGGCGGGATTATTGTCGTGTAACATTAATGAAAAAGTCACAGTTTATAGTAAAGAAGCAGGGAAAAGAAATGACTTGTGGGGTGTAGag ataAATGGTAGACATGGATATATACCAAAAACATTTTTAAAggaatataaaattctacataaaAATTTAGAACATGAAGTATCGATTGATCCATTATTTAGTAATGTTTCATCCGATGAGAAACTTCAatcaaaaaaaaataaaaataaatcaatgtTTGACAAGAAGGATATTAAAACTTCAAATGAACAAATTGATAATTTGGATTTAAAATCCTTGGAAGAACTGCCACAGAGTGCAAATGGTATAAATCCATCTTATGAGATTATAGATGGAACTACAGTTCACTTAGATATCAATAAGCCTTCTGAACCAACTTTTATAAAAGAAGTTATTCAAACAACAGTAGTGCCAAATGAACAAGATACAGTTGATGAAATCCTAAATAGTAATCTAGAGAGCAAGGAGCACACTATTTCTGCCGAAGTTGATTTTAAAGATTTTGTGGCAAGTTCagaaaaaatattagatttaCCAGAAATATCTGGTGTACAGAGTTCACCATTGAATATAAGTATAACCTCTGATAAAGTAGAATATACAATAGAGAATGTAGGAAATGAGTCAGTCACGAATGTGGAGGATGATCAATTTTTAGATAAAGTTATTGATATCAATAGTCCACAAACATCTACATCTGATGATCTTAAagagatattaaatattgaagGAGAAGAAGCAgttgaattaaataaagaagGTAATGTCAGTCCCAGTGAAGCAGATGTAAATAATAACACTACACCAGATGTACAAAATGTAAGAACTATTGATCAAATTGAAAAAGTAGATATTCAACCTTTACAAAATGTTATGATAGATACAACCAATAAAACTCAATTACATATACAAAATGCAGAAAGTGTTGATCAAATACAAACAAAAGATATTCAATCTTCACAGAATATTACAATAGTTACAACTAGTGACGTTAGATCAGATGCACAAAATGCAGAAAATTTTGATAAAGTTGAAACAGAAAATATCCACACTTCAAGTGTTGAGATGATTGTAGTTAATGAGACTGAAACGGGTATACAAGATACAGAAAATTCTGGTAAAGTTGAAAAAGAAGATGTCAACTCCTCAGCAAACATTGAATTATTTTCACTTATTAACATTAAATCAGATATACAAAATGCAGAAAATTCTGATCAAATTGAAACTAAAGATATCCAGGCTTCACAAAATGTTACAATAGTTACAACTGGTGACGCTAAATCAGATGTACAAAATGCAGAAAATTCTGATCAAATTGAAGCTAAAGATACCCAGCCTTCACAAAATGTTACAATAGTTACAACTAGTGACGTTAGATCAGATGCACAAAATGCAGAAAATTCTGATAAAGTTGATATAAAAAGTACTCCTTTATTAGAAAACATCATACCTCGTATAAAAGATACCCAATATTTAGGAAGTGTTATGCAAATACAAACAGAGCCAGATgatgcaaaaaaagaagaaagcaaaaGTATTGAAGATTTAAATGAACATGATACTAGTGAATATAAACCATTTTCATTTATTGAATCAAATGTAAACAATGAAGTACTAGTAACGTTACCTACTCATAATATTGAAACTAAAGATATTCAGTTTGATTTAGATGTTGAAACAGAGGAAGGAGCTACATTAGATACTaaatctaattcaaatattgaagATACTGTTTTTGTAAAAGAAATAACAGATATCCAATATAATACAGTTAATGAGGATGCTTTGCCTATAATAGAAGAAACATCTGAGAATATTTTCCATGAAGTACAAG CTTCAGTTCCAGATGTTTGTACAGCCGATAATATTGGATGTCCTTTAACAGACAATCAAAAAAATTTTCCACATCAC GAACAACCTTCTCAGGGCAGTGAAAATGCTCTAATGAGTGGGATACAAATCGAAAGCAATTATTGGTTGGCATTAATGTATCTAAGTGTCACTGCCGCTGCAACGCTTATATTTTCTTTAGGGTACTACTGCATTGAG aATATGAGGAGTGATAGACAACTGATAGTTAGAATCAACAAACTTGAAAAAGATTTACTTATTTCAGAAGCAGAATGTACAATGGCAAACGAAAATTTAAAAGCAACGAAGGAAAAG CTGAGTCGCATGGAAGATGAATCATTCGGTTCTGACGAAATGGTGCTTTCTTTAAGGGCTGATTTAGAAGTCTCACag AATGCGAAAACAGAGCTAGAAGATCAAGTAGCCATGTTGGAAAAAGACCTAGAAAGTGCTACTGAAGCAGGGTTAGAATTAGAAAAAATGTTGCGAGAAGTTCTCTCGGCAAATAATGAAGTTAATCCGTTAGCGCAGTCAGTAGAGGATCTGCAAACTAGGTTGAATGCTCAACAAGCCGCAAACGAATCTTTAACAAATGCTGTGAATCTTAAAACTCAAGAG TTTGAATTTCATAAACTTGAG AACGAATCTATATTAGCAGAACTTGTATTTGTTAAGAAGAAATATGAAGAGCTTGAGGTTGAACTAGCCAGGCTTACGGAAAATTTAAAACAAGAAATAAACAGCAAGAATAATATCGAACAAACATTGAGTGATAAGGTGCAACAATTAGAAATGGAAATCAAGGAA atTTCTACTGAAAAGGCAACCTTACAGAAGGAGTTGAAAGCTAAAGAAGTAGAAGCAAACGACCTTGTAGATGTTATTAATCGATTAAGTTCTAACAACTTGGATTTGGACAAGTTGTATGATGTATCTCATATTAAAGTTGAAGCAACAGCATTGcttgaagaaagaaacgaattaaaaatacgATTGGCTGAAATTGAAGGAGCTCACAATTTATTAGAAG AACATGTGAAGTTCGTTAAAGAGGAGGTAGCTACTTTAGGCGAACAATGCAAAGTagcggaaaaagaaaagaaagatgcAGAAACACGACTTGAGGTGTTGACAAACTTTTTCGAGGAGAAAGAGGCACATCGTCAAAA GGAAGAAGCTATTTGGTTACAACAGCAAGGTGAGGTTGTATCCACTGTAGAACGAATACAAACGATgcaaaatgaaatacaaaactATAA ACAACAAATAGAAGTgttaaaacgtgaaatattagACCAAGAAAGAGAATACAAGAATCAAATTTCTGTTCTTGAAACAAAAGCACATGAGCAATGG gtCATAGCTCGTCAAGTTGAACGTCGTTTAGAGGAATCCAAGGTTGAAGCAGGTCAATTGCGTAATCGCCTTACactaatagaaaaaaatattaacgaTGTAGATTCCGAAGCGAAATTACATC GACTAGAAGCAAACGGCGAGACGACAACGTCGCCTCCATTATTCATAGGAGCAGAATCATCCAGCTCCCCCATAATGTTTTCTGGTTCTTCGGGTgttccaccaccaccaccaccttcCTATTTACATTCATTGTTTCCTCCGTACTTACCACCTCCATTACCAAATACATCCGGAGTACCACCATACGAAGTTAGTCAACGACCACCACCACTTGGTGGTCGGTTATCTTCACCTCCGCCTATGCCTCTGCATCCACCTGCTCCTAATAGGTACGACAACGCAGGTTCTCCACCACCAATGTCTCCACACTTACTTCCACCTTTTAATCATAGATCACCCCCACCTCCTCCGTTTGCTAGTGATATTCATccacctcctccacctcctcctggTTCGATATTACCACCACCCCTTGGAACGCCGCATTCGTGGGGGGAAGAATCACTGCCGCCTCCACGCAGTTCTGGTTTTCATCCAGCACAACGAGAACGAGTTCGAAATCACAAAG GACGCAAGCGATTCTCTAAAGTGAGACAATTTTGGAGTACTATGGAGggaaataattgcaaataa